A stretch of Manis javanica isolate MJ-LG chromosome 1, MJ_LKY, whole genome shotgun sequence DNA encodes these proteins:
- the LOC140847927 gene encoding adrenodoxin-like, giving the protein MAAAGGARLLRAATAALGGAAHRRLLLAGAGSLPDGRGPGGSAGRGLGARVGAHRALSASAQAHRSSEDKITVRFVNRDGVTLTAKGKVGDFLLDVVGENNLDIDGFGACEGTLACSTCHLIFEDHIFEKLEAVTDEENDMLDLAYGLTDRSRLGCQIFLTKSMDNMTVGVPDAVAAARQSIDMSKNS; this is encoded by the coding sequence ATGGCCGCCGCGGGGGGCGCCCGGCTCCTGCGCGCCGCCACCGCGGCCCTCGGTGGCGCAGCCCACCGGCGGCTGCTTCTCGCTGGAGCCGGTAGCCTCCCCGACGGCCGGGGGCCGGGCGGAAGCGCCGGGCGGGGCCTGGGGGCCCGGGTCGGGGCGCACCGGGCGCTGAGCGCGTCGGCGCAGGCGCACCGCAGCTCAGAAGATAAAATAACAGTCCGCTTTGTAAACCGTGATGGTGTAACATTAACAGCCAAAGGAAAAGTTGGTGACTTTCTACTAGATGTTGTGGGTGAAAATAATCTAGATATTGATGGTTTTGGTGCATGTGAGGGTACCTTGGCTTGCTCTACCTGTCATCTCATCTTTGAAGATCACATATTTGAGAAGTTAGAAGCAGTCACTGATGAGGAGAATGACATGCTTGATCTGGCGTATGGGCTAACAGATAGATCCCGGTTGGGCTGCCAAATCTTTTTGACAAAATCTATGGACAATATGACTGTCGGAGTACCTGATGCCGTGGCTGCTGCCAGACAGTCCATTGATATGAGCAAGAACTCCTAA